The nucleotide sequence ACAAGTCTATgaagcatatgtatatatatatatcttaatatatatatatatatatatatatatatatatatatatatatatatatatatatatatatatatatatataatgaataaaaaaataaaaaaatataaataataaacaataacgtcgacaagctagcaaacaaagcaatgtgagctgtcccaggcggccatgcgatcgcatggccaggaagaagaaatcccatgcgatcgcatgagcctaaaAAGCTTGCCAGGTTCTATAAATAGCAATGAATTCGACGAGTAAATGGACACCATCTATATATCTCTACctccgtttatatatatatatatatatatatatatataatatattagtttagttttatattagttagtttgggtaacgtAACTTTTattttacgggttctaaagtcgaaattctgtccgtgtaagctacgcaataaataatcattgtaagttaaattctcctttttaaatttatgtatcgtaactaagttattattatgcttatttgagccgaagtaatcgtgatgttggactaaatattaagacgaggttattgaactttggaccataattaaggtttgggcaaaagaccgtgtaatgacccggaaaatttcgacttatttaaaccaattctctatatgatttaatattatgtaaatatacatatatatatatatatatatatatatatatatatatatatatatatatatatatatatatatatattataagatgtacaagtaaaacactaattgctactgtaaaaatgactttgctacagtaaaacactatttgctaaagtaaaacactatttgctacagtaaaacactatttgctactgtgaacactatttgctacagtaacactatttgctacagtactactatttgctacagtgaacactatttgctacagtaatactatttgatgtcgaagaactagaaaacaagcagaaatgagctgttCAGCCTAGCCATGCAATTGCATGGCAACAgaactgaaaacccatgcgatcgcatggggaccaaaaacactatttgatatagtaaatattatgtcgacgaactagcaaacaaaatgccatgcaatcgcatggcaaaagcactgaaaactcatgcgatcgcatggggaccaaaatcaggaaacatgcctataaaaggcagtttaCTCGACGAAGTATttacttaattttttttcttctctcaaaatttatatttatattataattataattttaaatttaagtttaataataataagctatatacgagggtgtttttaattcgggtttcaaaccgttttaaaataaggaaatattgggtattgttcttgaatccaaggctaaccatacagtcgtctaccatcattacttctaggcaatttgcctacaatattgagtctcaatattgaaccgtgagtttatagtctccctttttaaatactttaaatatttttaggctgagaatacatgcaatttattttaaacgcaataagacacaagtacatactaaattctacactgagttaaaccaaaaatcccttagctttgttaactagtagctgccagtacataggatatggactggtgggcgcgaataattgtatatggatccatagggcttgacatccccgttcgagatagagcgctagccttttaacggacgtatgttatttgagtttatgacacgttggtttgcgtgtattaaaacgaatggggtaattatcattataacgttaaagtttagttaccagggtgctctgttacgtagaatctattgataaacttttgatgaaatcttgtggtctatctttatatataattatgactcgagcaattaaacctataactcaccaacattcgtgttgactttttagcatgttttattctcaggtccttagactgcttccgctgtgatgtgcttgttgcctgcatggaatctctcatgctttgtacaaagtttattgcattcaaaataaaactgcattgtgtaataaataattggactgtgatgtcaacctgtaaattaaagacttatgtattttggggttttgcttatacctaagcactcgcccacatgtttataactttctatgtttagaaagtcacttattttaatgaatgcaatattttatcaaaacgtatcatatagaggtcaaaacctcactgtggaatcaatgattaacgtgccgcgtcaatagcgattttgacgggtcgttacaattggaGATAAATAATCtatacttcaacacttaggtgatttaGATAATTAAAGTTGTGATGTGGTTCAATAGTTGGTAGCATGCTTCCTTTATGAGATGTCAGGAGTTCTCCTCACTTTGGctacatattaacccacaatttcatccatgccatgaagtatccacccatgatgCCTTTCTCACATCgcgtttggggggggggggggggggttaaagGGGAGGGTGTTTTACCGTCCATTCCTTGTATGAGATTGGTGCGGGTTTCCTCCTGGGCACGTAGTTAGGGTTGGGTATAGCAACTGCGGGAGATGATCGCGTGGGTGGTTAAATACCTCTGGGTGATCCCCAACTAACTATTGTAAAAAATGTGATTTAGACAATTGCATTTGCGTGTAATTACGCAAGGGTATAAAAGGGAATTTTGTTAGTTTAGGAGATATATTggcaaatataattttttttaatttgatatttgatataatggttattattaatgaattaatgatgattaatGATAGTTACTTTTAAATTCAATCGTCATTTTTTGACATGTCATCTTCTAAATAGGATGTTTTGCTAATACAACCTTTATTATAACAGTAAGTAAGAAGAAAGACAGATATGCTACTATATTATTTAAGGGTGGTAATACGTACAcaactatttttatttttattatgtacACAATCACTAAtattttacagtgttgtactgtataaTACTGTAAAGCATAAGTGATTGTGTACATAATAAGGATGGTTGTATACATATTACTCCCCCTTATTTAAGGAATTGATAAAGCCTAAAATTTAGAAGTCGATTTTATCGATTATATAAGCTTACTTTGGGCCAAAATATCTTAGAAAACATTAGAGATCAAACaattaaaaatgtatatattaaGAGTAGATAGATATCAATTGAAAATtgtatatttacaaataattaatCCATATTCTAATTCTAGTATTTTACCACTCAATCAAAATTTCCCACATACAAAAAATCAATGTAGAACCCAAATGCTAAATGGGTCAAACCATTAACCATGAATTAAAAGTTACTACAACATAAGCTTCGGGAGTACTAAAAGTGTTAACCTTCCTGTCTACTTCTTTcccaaacccaaaacccaccaacaattttGAAAGGATTTCTCATCCCGTTGACCGCATACTAGGTGTCACAACCATCACCTTTAAacgcgaaataattttacgaacaaaacgcaataAATTACATCGAAAACGAAGGAATTTTGGTTATGTACAATCTTTAATTCATATTGTATAACTTTCTACAAAACACTACATAAACATATTTACAATCTTTTAATCATATTATACAACCATCATATAATATTTTATGTTAATTTAAAAAATTTCAAGTGACATTtgtaattactaattactaataatactaatgatactgttattaaaatataaatattcaatttaTATGCAaacattgttataattattatatgatcACCCAAATTCGAATAATAACTACGTAGTTTCAAATcgaataattatttaaaaataaattGCATAACtcttatataattatatgaaattgcATAATCATTACTTAAAATTGTATATCGAGATTGTATGTTGACCGCATACTAAGTGTCACAACCATCACCTttaaacacgaaataattttacaaacaaaaggcaACAAATTACATCAAAAACGGAGGGGTTTTAGTTATGTACGATCTTTACAACATATTATACAACCTTCTACAAAATACTCCATAAATATATTTACAATCTTTGAaatatattgtacaaccttcatataaaatTTTTATGTAATTTGAAAAATTACAAgaaacatttgttattactaataataataataatattgttactaaaACATAAATATTCAATTCATAtgcataatttattattattattattgttaaattattaatttattattattattattattattattattattattattattataatatgacTACGCATATTCGAATAATAACAACGTAGTTTCAAATCGAATaattatttaaaaaataaaatgcATAACTCTTATGTAATTATATGAAATATGAAACTGCATAATTATTACTTAAAATAGTATATTGAAATTGCATTGTCATGATTTAATAGTATATACTGTTTTTAAAGCACAAAAACAGTTTTAAATTAAAGACAAAAAAATATTGTTATTCACGGCTAAGCGCGGACCCAAAAAACTAGTcgtatactgataatgctaaaaacgaacatatatttcatagcattattcctcaagaaagacaagcttttagttgcaattgttctatttacaagtgatattcgtttaaataataaaaggtgaagacaaaagacagattcgacgaattgaagacgcaaacgaccaaaaagctcaaaagtacaaaacacaatcaaagaggttccaattattgataagaaacgtctcgaaattacaagagtacaagattcaaaacgcaaagtacaaaatataaaattgtacgcaaggacgttcgaaaatccgaaaccgggacatgagtcaactctcaacgctcgacgcaacggactaaaaattacaagtcaactatgcacataaatataatataatatttaaataattcttataattatttatatattatattaatatttaaaaccgttggCAGACTatgatccaatttggagtgagctgtattttcaaactccgcgactcgcggagtttgaaggcaaaaattgccgcgagtcgcggagtatccctgaactcaattccctataaagccaactgaattctgatcatttttcataatatatatccatctctctctcaatatatacgaaaatatatatatatataatttatagtttaattttaattttaattttaaaacctaataataagggtatgttagcgaatgttgtaaaggtgtaagtcgaaattatgtccgtgtaacgctacgctatttttaatcattgtaagttatgttcaacctttttacattaatgtctcgtagctaagttattattatgcttatttaaatccgaagtaatcatgatgttgggctaattactaaaattaggtaattgggctttgtaccataattggggtttggataaaagaacgacacttgtggaaattagactatgggttattaatgggttttatattaactaaacaataccttgttaatttaatatacaaacttataattcgacgtatttatatataaccacatacgcttgactgggtacggtgggcgggatatctataaataccaatagtattcattttaccggatacggaactggattaatagttaatagacttgttgaaacaggggtgaattacattcaagggtaattggtgtaattgttaacaaagtagtaaaaccttggtttacacgcagtcgataacctggtgtattcattaaacaaagtattaaaaccttgttacaattcgaatccccaattagttggaatatttgacttcgggaataagaataatttgacgaaggctttcgctctttatatttatgactgatggactattatggacaaatccgtatggacatattaaataatccaggacaaaggacaattaacccatgggcataaaactaaaatcaacacgtcaaacatcatgattacggaagtttaaataagcataattattttatttcatattttatttcctttattttatatttaattgcacttctaattatcacatttttatttattgttattgtatttaattgcacttttaattatcgtactttttaattatcgcaagtttattttatcgcacttttattattcgcaatttcattatcgttatttactttacgctttaaattaagtcttgtatttatttattattttacatttggttttaactgcgactaaagttttaaaatcgacaaaccggtcattaaacggtaaaaacccccctttataataataatattacttatatatatatttgtatttttataaaagtaaactaatatagcgttaagctttgtttaaagattttccctgtggaacgaaccggacttactaaaaactacactactgtacgattaggtacactgcctataagtgttgtagcaaggtttaagtatatccattctctaaataaataaatatcttgtgtaaaattgtatcgtatttaatagtatttcctgctaaaattaatagctattttatatacacctcgcttaaacATCATATACCATACTCCATAATATTCTGTATTTGAATTTGATTATTTTTAGTCCAAGTGCCATTTAAAATTCGTAGAGAATGAGAAAATAACACATTGGAAAAAATCTTATTTGTCAAAAGATTAAGCATGTCCCATATGCTTTTTCTAGTTAGTCTTTTAGTTGTACAGGTAGATGTTTGGTAAAAAGTTATCATGAATGGTCATACCTTTTAACCAAAATGTTTTCATGAATGGTCAAAACTTTTGGTTGCAAGACATCATGAATGGTTATTGTTTCATTAAAAAGTGGCACTATCTCATGAATAGTCATGTGTTTTGGCAAAAAACTACACCAACTAACAAACATAGCTTTCAATTTATTGACTCTAGTAATTTAAACAAGAGTGCACTTTCTTAACTTGTAAATCACAAGCTTACAAAATGattgatgacactaaaatcactaaTAATCCACCATTCAGGTGTAATCCTTTGATTTACTAAATAACTCGAACATACACTCAAACTTATGCGTAAATGAAATACttcagaaattgaattttcacttagtatATTACACATTGTGAATATTTGAGAATCGGGGTGTTTAAAGAATTGAATCATTCAACTCATTTGAATACGAGAAAATAATATATGCAAAAGTTTTATTACAACACTATATTGTTCAAACTTGACGTTATTACATGTCATGCGTCCATATCCATTCATGAGTGTATAGAAAGTCAAGTCCAAGCTTCTTTAAAGCGGAAAGCCTTCATACTCAATAGGGTGATTCTTTTAATCTGGCACCTACATTTGCAATTTTTTTCAAAAGAACCATTAAGAATATACATTTCAACCTGGCTAATCTTGCACCTTACATCTGCAATCACTAATTATGTACTTTTCACATTGAATTCATCTCAAAGGGTTATACTAGAATGAAATTGGATATCCCATAATTAGAGATCTAAATGGACTTTAACCTCATTCCTTTTCGACTTCATTCAATATTCTTTAGTATCCGTTAATCAAGGATTTActaaatttctataatatcatataAGAAGCCCGTATGTACTCAAAATTAATTAATTGATTAGTGGATGTGTATGTCAACTTTTTTCAAGACTCAACAATGTAAACCTATAATTTGCACACCCTGTATAATGTATCAATATGCACAAAATTATTTCCATTACATCGGATAGTAAGATTATATTTGTAAAGACATGTTATTCACTTCACTTTCAAAACAAGAAGAGAAGACACCCGAATTTTATGTCAATGATTTAACATTATTCTCTTGATCCAAGATATTCCATCTATACCAAGTTAGATAACCCAACAAATTGTAGATGCATCATCTTTCATCTATACCGAGTCTAATATCCCAAACAACTTATAGATGTGTCATCTTCTTGATCAATACATCCTTAAAAATCTTCTTGATCAATACATCTTTAAAATACTTGAGGATTCCCGATTCCCATTGTAAATTTGAACATTGATCCAAAGCTTTTACAAGCATTATAGTACTTCGATCCCATCAGAATGTGCCCCTTTTGAAATATACTAGCATGGATGCTTTCATCATGTCATGACATTCACATATCAGAGGTTCTGTTTAAGTCATGACTTATAGTACTAAAAAAGTCATCAAGTCCCTTGGCACAATCATTTTATATCAATCAAAACCTTACAATATCTTAAAAGATACATAGATTAATAGTAGCAAGAAACGCAAAGATTTATCGCTTTGGGTTGAAGATCCtagaaggaaaaagaaaaaaaaatgaaatctaaaagcaataaaaataaataaattgcaAGATCTCTGGGGAGAAATGAGCCTAGCAATCAGCGTTGACGTACAACGGGATTGAAGATCTTTCGCAGACCGTCGTAAAACTTTATTTGCTGCAATTAGACAGAGaagagatataatatatatattatataatatataaatatataatatatatagtatatagtatgTGACTAGGTAGTTTGTACGGGTTTTGCCTGAAAAAGGGTAAGATTTGGGTTTTGTAGTTATTAGTCCCAACAGGTCTCAGGACCAGTAAACTTCAAAGGGTTGGTGGAAAGACTGCAAAAGTTTGTTGAAAAGGTTAAAAACTGATGAATTACTTTAATAAATACTGTAATAAAAACCAGATAAAGAGTTTAACAATATTGTTTTAAAGAATCTAAATGAATGAATAGATTATTTACATTGTGTAGGTTTATATAAGTTAATTTGAGATAAAGTGCATAAGAGGtctggtataataataataataataataataataataataataataataataataataataataataataatatccatattGATTGGATTGGATTGGATTGGATTGGATTTTGACCTGCTGCTAGTAACCAACTCAACTCAGCCCATGTACCCCACGGATTTTGCAAATCTATGAAAATATGAAAACACAACACAAGAGAGTTAACTCATACCTCATCTGAAACGGAAGGCGAGATACGATCCTGTACTAGGTCAAAGTGTACGGCTTTAATCACAAACTCAGGTAATGTACTTTCTGATGATGTTCCTTCATTAGGATCGGGATTTGCGGTTTCGAGCATGTTAAATGTTTCATCCTCAGCAATCGCGACAACTTCATTTATCTGAAATAGGGACAATAGTAAAAACATTAACTCTGGTTAGGTTAGGTTGTATCTATCTTTATGGAGTTAAAACAACAAATTAAACCAAAAATATTTGTTAATGTGATTTTAATTTATAGtagcattattatttattattatattatatttcatgTTGGGAATAAAAACACGTACGAGTGAAAAAAGATCGGCTCCACAAAAATTGTGACAAGCAGCGCTCTTGCCAATAGCAATCAAGTCAACATCAGCATGTATTGGCTTTGTTTTAGCAAGAGCCTTTAAGATTAACCCACGCTCGTCTGGAGTAGGCAGAGGGACATACAAATGTTTCCCAAACCTTCCAGGCCGTAACACTGCTGGATCCATCTTATCTGGCCTAGAATAATAATGCCCATCgagatcaataataatgataaagatttaATTATTAGTAAGTAGCGCGAAATATAATAACAAAAGAAAAAGGATAAATGCTTTGTTCAACCATTGATTATTAGTAAGTAGCGCGAAATATAATAACAAAAGAAAAAGGATAGATGCTTTGTTAAACCTGTTGGTTGCACCAATTACGTAAACTCCCTTGTTCACATCCGCACCATCTAACTCTATCAACAGctgcatatataatataataaaggaGTTCCATTTCCATTATTCAGACAGTAATTAAGCTAGGGATGAAGAAATAATCATATTGATTGAAGTCGGTTTTGTAATTCTTTTTCTTGCCTGATTTAGCAGTCGCTCAACAACCCATCCCCCTTCCATTCCACGCTTTGTTGTCACCGTATCTACCTGAAAATTCCCAGCAAGTTTTTTGTTTTAGCTTAGACTAAGCGTTTGTTTACAAGTAGTGACTAATAAGTTTATAGGGAAAATAATATATTTTTGGAGGGAGGAAGGCAAACCTCGTCAAAGAAGAGTATGCACGGAGAGCATGTCCTTGCACGATTAAATAATGTACGCATTGCCAATTCACTCTGACCAACATACTTGCTTAAAAGCTCACCGGCCTTGAGGAAAAAAAAACGTCATAGTATTTAAACTAGCGAATTCAATTTTTTGGATATAAGATATACAGAGagtaacaaaacaaaaaaataccCTAATGTATATTAAATTTGCTCCTGCTTCATTAGCAACAACTTTAGCAATCAATGTTTTTCCACAACCAGGGGGTCCATAAAGCAAAAACCCTGTCTCACGTTTACCTATACCGTGTCCCTAAAAGGGTAAGGTGTGTATGAATACATACATAATCGGACGTAAGAATTACACTAGAGAATAAGGTTTAAAaagataaataagtaaataaattagACAAAATCATCTAGCTAGTCTAGTCCGTCCTTTAATAGAACCATGACAACCACattatttattgtatatatatatatatataacattggtTGGTTGCAAGAATGAATGTACATGGGATACGTATGGATATTTTATATGCCTAACTATGTGACGGTAAAACTCCCTTCTCAACTCATAAAGACCACCAACGTCTTCCCATTTAACATCCGGAATGCTAGAGAATCCTTCTCTTATAAGAGAAGGTTGAACCAGTTTTTTAGCTTCCTGAcatgttaaaaaataataataataataatacatacaatACAATACAGTCAACAACAAAACGAAGTTGGTAAAATCAGACAGACAGACATCGGAAGGAAGGAAGGATGGGTCTTTTATCTTGTTACCTCAAAATCAGACATTGTGATGCTACGTTTTTTCACCTCCTCTTTGATGGTACATTCCTTCCTCACCCAATGTAATAATCTTTCGATATATGTACCACCTTCTTGGTTGGAAGTTTCTGAGATCTCAGCATTCACAATTCTCTTTATAGAAA is from Rutidosis leptorrhynchoides isolate AG116_Rl617_1_P2 chromosome 10, CSIRO_AGI_Rlap_v1, whole genome shotgun sequence and encodes:
- the LOC139871438 gene encoding LOW QUALITY PROTEIN: cell division control protein 48 homolog C-like (The sequence of the model RefSeq protein was modified relative to this genomic sequence to represent the inferred CDS: substituted 1 base at 1 genomic stop codon) — protein: MQGFVPIYKPYLPRDLGVEPISGILLHGPPGCGKTSIARATANEIGIPFYMISATELVSGVSGASEESIRELFSKAYRSAPSKVFIDEIDAIASKRENQQKDMEXRIVTQLLTCMDESHRPPAAAADDDGKQGFVLVIGATNRLDAIDPALRRPGRFDREFLLGVPDEKDRRKILSTLTQKVQLDGALDLVKISRACAGFVGADLRDLVYTAGNVSIKRIVNAEISETSNQEGGTYIERLLHWVRKECTIKEEVKKRSITMSDFEEAKKLVQPSLIREGFSSIPDVKWEDVGGLYELRREFYRHIVRHIKYPYVSHGHGIGKRETGFLLYGPPGCGKTLIAKVVANEAGANLIYIRAGELLSKYVGQSELAMRTLFNRARTCSPCILFFDEVDTVTTKRGMEGGWVVERLLNQLLIELDGADVNKGVYVIGATNRPDKMDPAVLRPGRFGKHLYVPLPTPDERGLILKALAKTKPIHADVDLIAIGKSAACHNFCGADLFSLINEVVAIAEDETFNMLETANPDPNEGTSSESTLPEFVIKAVHFDLVQDRISPSVSDEQIKFYDGLRKIFNPVVRQR